From one Butyricimonas faecihominis genomic stretch:
- a CDS encoding glycosyltransferase, producing the protein MEKICVIIPCYNEAQRLELEVFREFVGREERFDFCFVNDGSQDNTSEVLRRAVELEPGRFLLVDNADNRGKAEAVRSGMLYVSSLNRYKIVGYLDADLATPLEDLYLLAEVMDRKPGVCMTMGARLKRLGANVQRKAYRHYLGRGFATLVSMLYQLPVYDSQCGAKLLKSELIPVGFSEEFRSGWLFDVELILRIREKHADYDRIIHEVPLNTWVEKGDSRIKFKHLLKMPKELFNIYCRYMGSE; encoded by the coding sequence ATGGAAAAGATATGTGTCATCATCCCGTGTTATAACGAGGCGCAACGTTTGGAGTTGGAGGTCTTCCGGGAATTCGTGGGTAGAGAAGAACGTTTTGATTTTTGTTTCGTGAACGATGGTAGTCAGGATAATACTTCCGAGGTTTTACGGCGGGCCGTGGAGTTGGAACCGGGGCGTTTCTTGCTGGTTGACAATGCGGATAACCGGGGAAAGGCGGAGGCCGTCAGGAGTGGGATGTTGTATGTCAGTTCCTTGAATCGTTACAAGATCGTGGGGTACTTGGATGCCGATCTGGCCACGCCATTGGAGGATTTGTATTTGTTGGCAGAGGTGATGGACCGGAAACCGGGAGTATGCATGACGATGGGGGCCCGTTTGAAACGCTTGGGGGCTAACGTGCAAAGGAAAGCGTATCGCCACTATTTGGGGCGGGGGTTTGCCACGTTAGTTTCGATGTTATACCAACTTCCCGTGTATGATTCCCAATGCGGGGCCAAGCTTTTGAAAAGTGAGTTGATACCTGTTGGATTTAGCGAGGAATTTCGTTCCGGTTGGCTCTTCGACGTGGAACTAATCTTACGAATCCGGGAAAAACACGCTGATTATGACCGGATTATTCATGAAGTTCCCTTGAATACATGGGTGGAGAAGGGGGATAGCCGTATCAAGTTCAAGCATTTGTTGAAGATGCCCAAGGAATTGTTTAATATTTATTGTCGATACATGGGGAGTGAATAA
- a CDS encoding TlpA disulfide reductase family protein — MKKMTIIGLIGLTILACQSNKDGYTIKGNIEGAGNGTAIMTIPVGREEVTTGDTVKMKDGNFTFTGKLEEPTMIVIQICPDKEKTASFSFIGENNPITLAGKWADVIDQYGYRGIPNVDVTGSLNEKIYQEISNVREKLMQEPRFKKYAEVQTKLNELHNGEDKEAFYKYQAETEAITKEFNNEVRKQQKELILKNDTIEAVAYYLNFLQNDMELAELEQVFKALSPKVQNSSFAKDVREEIAARIRVQPGMPAPDFTLETPDGAKLSLSDLRGKYVILDFWASWCRPCRASFPEMKKLYAEYHKKGVEILGITNDSRKTDWLKALEEDNLPWLQVIDEYPIRNTPAKVATLYAIPYLPTLMLIDPDGKIVGKAKDKHELKTWLDERLANKK; from the coding sequence ATGAAAAAAATGACAATTATCGGATTAATCGGGTTAACAATTTTAGCCTGTCAATCCAACAAGGATGGTTACACTATCAAGGGAAATATTGAAGGTGCTGGAAACGGAACCGCAATCATGACAATTCCCGTCGGGAGAGAAGAAGTCACAACCGGGGACACGGTAAAAATGAAGGACGGGAACTTTACCTTCACGGGAAAACTGGAAGAACCCACCATGATCGTGATTCAAATTTGCCCAGATAAGGAAAAAACGGCATCCTTTAGCTTTATCGGGGAAAATAACCCGATCACTCTCGCTGGAAAATGGGCAGATGTTATCGACCAATACGGGTATCGGGGTATACCGAATGTTGATGTGACAGGTTCATTAAACGAAAAAATATACCAAGAAATCAGTAACGTTCGGGAAAAGTTGATGCAAGAACCCCGCTTTAAGAAATACGCAGAAGTACAAACTAAATTGAATGAACTCCATAATGGTGAGGATAAAGAAGCCTTCTACAAGTATCAAGCAGAAACCGAGGCGATAACCAAAGAATTCAACAATGAGGTGCGGAAGCAACAAAAAGAATTGATCCTGAAAAATGACACGATAGAAGCAGTAGCATACTATTTAAATTTCCTTCAGAATGACATGGAGTTAGCTGAATTGGAACAAGTATTCAAGGCCTTATCTCCTAAAGTACAAAACAGCTCATTCGCTAAAGATGTTAGAGAGGAAATTGCAGCAAGAATTCGGGTGCAACCGGGAATGCCGGCCCCGGACTTCACGCTGGAAACACCCGATGGAGCAAAATTATCCTTATCAGATTTGCGAGGGAAATACGTGATTCTGGATTTCTGGGCTTCTTGGTGTCGTCCTTGCAGAGCCTCTTTCCCTGAAATGAAAAAACTATACGCAGAATACCATAAAAAAGGGGTTGAAATACTCGGAATCACGAATGATAGCCGGAAAACCGACTGGCTTAAAGCGTTGGAAGAAGACAACCTCCCGTGGTTACAAGTCATCGATGAATATCCGATACGCAATACACCTGCCAAAGTAGCCACGCTCTACGCTATCCCTTACCTTCCCACGTTGATGCTGATCGACCCGGATGGAAAAATCGTCGGGAAAGCAAAAGACAAGCACGAGCTGAAAACGTGGCTGGACGAACGGTTAGCAAACAAGAAATAA
- a CDS encoding GNAT family N-acetyltransferase — protein MNYKVTHYPTRQRFEIELENMTAYAEYRLTDNSLDIIHTFVPPALEGRGIASALTETAYDYARANHLKPEGTCSYATVWLKRHPEYLQ, from the coding sequence ATGAATTACAAAGTGACACATTACCCTACCCGGCAACGTTTCGAAATCGAGCTGGAAAACATGACAGCTTATGCTGAATACAGGTTAACGGACAATAGTCTCGACATCATTCACACGTTCGTTCCCCCGGCTTTAGAAGGGAGAGGGATCGCAAGCGCGCTCACGGAAACCGCTTATGATTACGCGAGAGCCAATCACCTCAAACCGGAAGGCACTTGCTCGTACGCGACCGTGTGGTTGAAACGACATCCGGAATATTTACAATAG
- a CDS encoding TonB-dependent receptor, translated as MKKNRNTCHLTGEVLQKSYKIMKLTFIMIMGFTLASFAEGRAQTGRINFKADRIPAEMVIQQLKALTHYRFLYNHEEIRQLPAKQMDLKDATIEEVLQVFLAGSKLAYTIEDDVIIISPKLKSQTAQQVKEIKITGKVRDEQGQELPGVTIQIKGTERGTATAVNGTYSLSVPTSIGENFILVFSFVGMQTQEIPYTGKDTINIVMKENVKVEDEVVVVGYGITRVKDFTGSVSTVKVSEIKDVPYISVDDALAGKASGVSVVKADGSPGGAVRIRIRGGASLLGTNDPLYVIDGIPMVVSNNYITESDIVNPIESNNYGEDFNNSVQGAFLRGLNNLSGLNIADIESIDILKDASATAIYGSKAANGVVIITTKKGRKESKPQLNLNYYIGISTPNKEKVLNAEQYKSTLKEAAQTYLDAREKAGEPLTGSDVEQAQAILNNPDYFGDTDTDWLDLVLRTGVTQNLDLSVAGGGVNSRYYTSLSYTGQEGTLIKTDFQRISGKISLDSDISKYFRLNTNLNFGYTKSNITNGVYGQALYAPPTFAPYNEDGTYAILELGYNYQGYQNPLAVASCTNQAKTYTFMGSVAGEISILKDLKFKSTVSINYSSYNQLSYTPSYVDIGNYMGKTSSENGTGSQSHSTTLDIFFENTLTWDKEINENHRFNLLVGTSWEEHRSDFFSAAGKGYPDDKQLNNLSSAAHASKVQGATPESQNSLLSFYARANYVWKDRYLFTFTGRADASSKFAPDNQYGFFPSGAIAWRISEENFLKRAEWIDEIKIRASMGKTGTQSIGDHMWRTLYTPVSYGDKNALIPSQLGNSSIKWESTVQKDLGIDFSFAQGRLGGTFGYYHKVTDGALLNMTPAPSSSYSTVVFNIAKIRNQGVEFDIHGDFIRKKHFRWTGALNISRNISKVLDINGGPFSDPNNRDALNLGTSVVKEGEPLGLLYGRVATGIIKTEEQLAAAKEAFPYYTSFDPYLDLGDIAFEYEDGYWKEDVIGRSTPDFFGGYTNTFTWKQFTLTALFTFSYGNDLIYQKDVSDSGMSSLANRGTRVLNHYSETNTSSNRPRSMWAATYMLTSLNVYDASYLKLKTLTLNYNLPASICQKVKIKSASIYGTATNVFTLTSYPGPDPEVSDDPGSVIGGGRDASTYPTAKSYTFGIRIGF; from the coding sequence ATGAAAAAAAACAGAAACACTTGTCACTTAACGGGAGAAGTGTTGCAAAAAAGTTACAAAATCATGAAGCTAACATTTATCATGATCATGGGTTTCACCCTCGCATCATTTGCAGAAGGAAGAGCCCAAACGGGAAGGATTAATTTCAAAGCAGACCGGATTCCGGCAGAAATGGTGATCCAGCAGTTAAAAGCACTCACTCATTACCGTTTTCTTTACAATCACGAAGAAATCAGACAATTACCGGCAAAACAGATGGATTTGAAGGATGCCACGATCGAAGAAGTCCTGCAAGTATTTCTTGCCGGGTCGAAACTGGCTTACACGATTGAAGACGACGTGATTATCATTTCACCGAAATTAAAAAGCCAAACGGCACAACAAGTGAAAGAAATCAAAATCACGGGAAAAGTTCGCGATGAACAGGGACAAGAGCTACCCGGTGTGACGATCCAGATAAAAGGGACCGAACGCGGAACAGCAACCGCAGTGAACGGGACATACAGCCTTTCGGTTCCCACTAGCATCGGTGAAAACTTTATCCTAGTATTCTCGTTTGTCGGGATGCAAACACAAGAGATTCCTTACACGGGCAAAGATACCATTAATATTGTCATGAAGGAAAATGTGAAAGTGGAGGACGAGGTGGTTGTGGTTGGATACGGAATAACCCGGGTAAAGGACTTCACGGGATCGGTATCTACAGTGAAAGTATCTGAGATAAAAGATGTCCCGTACATTAGCGTGGATGATGCCTTAGCCGGTAAGGCTTCCGGGGTATCCGTGGTCAAGGCAGACGGCTCTCCCGGTGGAGCAGTACGTATCCGTATTCGAGGTGGGGCGTCGTTGCTGGGAACGAATGACCCGCTATACGTGATAGACGGGATCCCGATGGTCGTGTCAAATAATTATATCACAGAATCTGATATTGTTAACCCGATAGAATCTAATAATTACGGGGAAGACTTCAATAACAGTGTTCAAGGTGCTTTTTTACGGGGATTAAATAATTTATCCGGATTAAACATCGCGGATATTGAAAGTATCGACATCCTGAAAGATGCATCCGCAACGGCAATTTACGGGTCGAAAGCCGCTAATGGAGTGGTTATTATCACGACTAAAAAAGGACGCAAAGAAAGTAAGCCACAATTAAACCTGAATTATTACATCGGGATTTCCACCCCGAACAAAGAAAAAGTTCTGAACGCAGAACAATATAAATCGACACTAAAGGAAGCAGCCCAGACGTACCTCGATGCCCGTGAAAAAGCAGGAGAACCTTTGACCGGAAGTGACGTGGAACAAGCGCAAGCTATTTTGAACAACCCGGATTATTTCGGTGACACGGATACAGATTGGCTGGATCTCGTGCTACGCACGGGGGTTACCCAAAATCTGGATCTTTCGGTTGCCGGTGGGGGTGTCAATTCCCGTTACTACACGTCACTATCTTACACCGGACAGGAGGGAACCTTAATTAAAACCGATTTCCAACGGATATCCGGTAAGATCAGTCTTGACAGTGATATTTCCAAGTATTTCAGGTTAAACACCAATCTGAATTTCGGGTACACGAAATCCAACATTACTAACGGTGTCTACGGACAGGCCTTATACGCACCTCCAACATTTGCCCCATACAACGAAGACGGTACATACGCTATACTTGAATTAGGATACAATTATCAAGGTTACCAGAACCCTCTGGCAGTAGCTTCCTGCACGAACCAAGCAAAGACATACACTTTCATGGGATCCGTTGCCGGGGAGATAAGTATCCTGAAAGATTTGAAATTCAAAAGTACGGTTTCAATCAATTATAGCAGTTACAACCAGCTAAGCTATACTCCAAGTTACGTGGATATAGGTAATTACATGGGAAAAACAAGTTCTGAAAACGGAACCGGATCTCAATCCCATTCGACAACACTGGATATATTTTTCGAAAATACATTGACATGGGACAAAGAAATAAACGAGAACCATCGTTTCAATTTATTGGTAGGTACTTCATGGGAAGAACACCGAAGCGATTTCTTTTCAGCCGCGGGCAAGGGTTATCCGGATGACAAGCAATTAAACAACCTGAGTTCTGCAGCTCACGCATCCAAAGTACAGGGAGCTACCCCGGAGAGCCAAAATTCGTTATTATCATTTTATGCCAGAGCAAACTACGTTTGGAAGGATCGCTACCTATTCACATTCACGGGACGCGCAGATGCATCTTCCAAATTTGCCCCGGATAACCAGTATGGATTTTTCCCCTCGGGAGCTATTGCATGGAGAATATCGGAAGAGAACTTTCTGAAAAGAGCGGAGTGGATTGATGAAATAAAAATTCGTGCAAGCATGGGAAAAACCGGAACACAGAGTATTGGAGACCACATGTGGCGCACGCTTTACACACCGGTATCGTATGGTGACAAAAACGCATTAATCCCCTCGCAACTCGGAAATAGTAGCATTAAATGGGAATCCACCGTACAAAAAGATCTCGGGATTGACTTCTCTTTCGCACAAGGACGTTTGGGCGGAACATTCGGGTATTACCACAAGGTAACTGATGGCGCATTATTAAATATGACCCCGGCCCCAAGTAGCTCGTACTCGACTGTTGTATTCAATATTGCCAAAATTCGAAATCAAGGGGTGGAATTTGATATTCATGGAGATTTCATTCGTAAAAAGCATTTCCGCTGGACGGGAGCGCTGAATATCTCCCGGAATATATCTAAAGTATTGGATATAAACGGAGGTCCCTTCTCCGACCCCAATAACCGTGATGCATTGAATTTGGGAACCAGCGTGGTAAAAGAAGGCGAACCCCTAGGACTACTTTATGGACGGGTAGCTACAGGCATCATAAAAACAGAAGAACAACTGGCTGCCGCCAAGGAGGCATTTCCCTACTACACGAGTTTCGATCCCTATCTAGACTTGGGAGACATCGCTTTCGAATATGAAGATGGCTACTGGAAAGAAGACGTGATCGGACGTTCGACACCGGATTTCTTCGGTGGTTACACGAACACCTTCACGTGGAAACAATTCACTCTAACCGCACTATTTACATTCTCGTATGGTAACGATTTAATATACCAAAAAGACGTGAGCGATTCAGGCATGTCAAGTTTAGCCAACCGGGGTACACGAGTATTAAACCATTACAGCGAAACGAACACCTCCTCCAATCGCCCGAGAAGTATGTGGGCAGCCACATATATGCTAACAAGTTTAAACGTGTATGATGCTTCTTATTTAAAATTGAAAACACTCACGTTAAACTACAATCTTCCCGCAAGCATCTGTCAAAAAGTCAAGATCAAATCCGCTTCCATATATGGAACGGCAACCAATGTGTTCACACTTACCTCTTATCCCGGACCAGATCCCGAAGTAAGCGATGACCCGGGAAGCGTGATCGGGGGAGGACGGGATGCCAGCACCTACCCTACCGCAAAATCATACACGTTTGGCATAAGAATAGGTTTTTAA
- a CDS encoding RagB/SusD family nutrient uptake outer membrane protein — translation MKQTFIYIFMFLSIISQTSCEDQLNALPTQSKVEGNVIVDQASAEIALNGVYYRFASGGESQDEPAILWASYHELTSPILTGYFTYAFGGSPLEETFYPTDNNILNTWSNAYSLINAANGVIEQMEALSSTLFTGNRKAEIIAEAKLMRAYGHYNLLRYFCRFDDTESEYGALIRDEFVTTNNIAKSRSDVKSTYTFILEDLEEAIKNAPLENKNIYGNQWIAKAMKARVLILRGEGTDYTDVVTITTDIIDNGPYELEEHVEDIFNTKGLTSKEVMLGIQPLANQTARYGTYWQEYNSMAMYTAMPSFMSLIENDPRKDWMLIAQKRYNDPTLTDYGIVKGISGNKKEESIAIRLTEMYLLKAEAIVLSGGKLEDAKNLLKTVSGHAGITDFSVIDAITNRDELRLEIYKETVKNLIFEDGIEWTAMTRLPLEEILKIKPAIKEYNYTILPIPATEFEKNPTIGSQNPGYSKI, via the coding sequence ATGAAACAGACCTTTATATATATATTCATGTTCTTGAGTATCATATCCCAGACAAGTTGCGAAGATCAACTCAACGCCTTACCGACTCAATCGAAAGTAGAGGGAAACGTGATTGTCGATCAAGCCAGTGCCGAAATAGCATTAAATGGCGTGTACTACCGATTTGCCTCGGGAGGAGAATCTCAGGACGAACCAGCCATTTTATGGGCAAGTTATCACGAACTAACTTCTCCCATACTTACAGGATACTTCACGTATGCATTCGGAGGTTCTCCCCTTGAAGAAACATTTTATCCAACAGATAATAATATTTTAAATACATGGTCGAATGCTTACTCCTTAATTAATGCAGCCAACGGGGTAATCGAACAGATGGAAGCATTATCCTCCACGTTATTCACGGGAAACCGCAAGGCAGAAATCATTGCCGAGGCAAAATTAATGCGAGCATACGGACACTACAATTTGCTGCGTTATTTCTGCCGTTTTGATGACACGGAGAGTGAATACGGGGCTCTGATCCGTGATGAATTTGTCACGACAAATAATATCGCAAAAAGCAGGAGTGACGTGAAGTCCACATACACGTTCATACTGGAAGACCTCGAAGAAGCCATTAAAAACGCCCCGCTAGAAAACAAGAATATTTACGGGAATCAATGGATTGCCAAAGCCATGAAAGCAAGAGTATTGATTTTACGGGGTGAAGGTACAGATTATACAGATGTGGTCACGATCACAACTGATATCATTGATAACGGTCCCTACGAATTGGAAGAACATGTTGAAGATATATTCAACACGAAAGGTCTAACGAGCAAAGAGGTCATGTTAGGGATTCAACCCTTAGCAAACCAAACAGCCAGATATGGTACTTACTGGCAGGAATATAATTCTATGGCCATGTACACAGCGATGCCGAGTTTCATGTCTCTGATCGAGAATGATCCCCGAAAAGATTGGATGCTCATAGCACAAAAGCGTTATAATGACCCGACACTAACGGACTACGGTATTGTAAAAGGAATATCGGGAAACAAAAAAGAAGAATCTATTGCCATACGTTTGACTGAAATGTACTTACTAAAGGCAGAAGCGATCGTCCTTTCCGGGGGAAAACTGGAGGATGCAAAAAATCTATTAAAAACAGTCTCGGGCCATGCGGGAATAACTGATTTTTCCGTCATAGATGCCATCACGAACCGGGATGAACTACGTTTGGAAATTTATAAAGAAACCGTCAAAAATTTAATATTTGAAGACGGGATAGAGTGGACCGCCATGACACGATTACCGTTAGAGGAAATCTTGAAGATCAAACCCGCCATAAAGGAATATAATTACACGATACTCCCCATCCCGGCAACAGAATTCGAGAAAAATCCCACTATTGGAAGTCAGAATCCCGGATACAGCAAAATTTAA
- a CDS encoding TlpA disulfide reductase family protein — MKKSIVFFAALVLSTTILLGQNTKFTLNGKIEGMTSGSLYFGHTDNNGQYLKKTIPVENGKFKLEGNISEPTQVLLCLDSTIQLMDDPNLADFWIEATTMHMEVTVGAFKEFKLTGSKTNDEEQELRRLQAPIRKEMQPLLDAYRAEKDHEKAAVIREQFEPYNDRMNRITDEFIRTHPDSYLAPYLMRFRLMSLPADEVENAYNQWTERVKNSSSGKEIAGEIVKLKKGSPGSVATPFNRKDVNNETFNLSELKGKKYVLLDFWASWCVPCRKGNPHLKTLYEKYASMGFEIVCIASDDDTPEKWKKAIEEDGIGHFRHILSGLKSTANGYDTSEDIGEWYGIHSLPTKILIDKNGTIIGRYGGGGEPQENLDQKLIEIFEK; from the coding sequence ATGAAAAAATCAATCGTATTCTTCGCCGCACTTGTATTAAGCACAACAATACTCCTTGGGCAAAATACTAAATTCACGCTCAACGGAAAAATAGAAGGCATGACTTCCGGTAGCCTCTATTTCGGACACACGGATAACAACGGGCAATACCTGAAAAAGACAATTCCAGTGGAAAACGGTAAATTTAAACTAGAAGGAAATATTTCCGAACCCACGCAAGTGTTGTTGTGTTTAGATTCAACTATCCAGCTCATGGACGATCCGAATCTAGCCGATTTCTGGATCGAAGCCACCACCATGCACATGGAAGTAACTGTCGGGGCATTTAAAGAGTTTAAACTTACCGGTTCGAAAACAAATGACGAAGAGCAAGAATTAAGACGTCTCCAAGCTCCTATACGAAAAGAAATGCAACCGCTTCTGGATGCTTACCGGGCAGAAAAAGATCACGAGAAAGCCGCCGTTATCCGTGAACAATTCGAACCTTATAACGACCGAATGAACAGGATCACAGATGAATTCATCCGAACCCATCCCGACTCTTATCTAGCCCCCTATCTCATGCGCTTCCGGTTGATGTCGTTGCCTGCCGATGAAGTTGAAAACGCCTATAACCAATGGACGGAACGGGTAAAAAACAGTAGTTCGGGCAAGGAAATAGCAGGGGAGATAGTTAAATTAAAAAAAGGTTCTCCGGGAAGTGTTGCCACCCCGTTCAACCGGAAAGATGTCAACAACGAAACATTCAACCTCTCCGAGTTAAAAGGTAAAAAATATGTTCTTCTGGATTTCTGGGCCAGCTGGTGTGTCCCTTGCCGTAAAGGTAATCCACACTTAAAGACATTATACGAAAAATACGCAAGTATGGGATTCGAAATCGTGTGTATCGCGTCTGACGATGACACCCCAGAAAAGTGGAAAAAAGCTATTGAAGAAGACGGGATCGGGCATTTTCGCCACATTTTAAGTGGCCTGAAAAGCACGGCTAACGGCTACGACACCTCCGAGGACATCGGAGAATGGTATGGTATCCACTCACTACCCACGAAAATTCTAATTGATAAAAACGGCACCATCATTGGACGTTACGGGGGAGGAGGCGAACCGCAAGAGAATTTGGATCAAAAATTAATAGAAATATTCGAAAAATGA
- a CDS encoding endonuclease VIII has protein sequence MIEAPEALCLSEQLNGVIKGKVVTDVIPCYTPHKFTFFNGDPEAYPGMLLGKTVDGACAYGGMVQINVGDAKVVFSDGANLRYYEPEAKLPNKHQLLIGFEDQSCIIVSVRMYGAVWCFVGDSFEGGLMSYYGGAKNKPQVLSDAFDKAYFMSLINDEGVQKKSAKALLATDQMIPGLGNGVLQDILYLARVHPKTKIAVLSQAKREELFGCVKKVLREIYRLGGRCSEKDLFDQKGGYVPYLSKDTVGSHCVYCGDYILKENYLGGSIYYCNTCQQEER, from the coding sequence ATGATAGAAGCACCTGAAGCGCTTTGTTTGTCGGAACAGTTGAACGGGGTTATCAAAGGAAAGGTCGTGACTGATGTTATACCTTGCTACACCCCGCATAAGTTTACCTTTTTCAACGGGGACCCGGAAGCATACCCGGGGATGTTGCTAGGTAAGACGGTGGACGGGGCTTGTGCTTACGGGGGAATGGTGCAAATTAACGTGGGGGATGCCAAGGTGGTGTTTAGCGACGGGGCAAACCTCCGGTATTACGAGCCTGAGGCGAAGTTACCGAACAAGCACCAGTTACTGATCGGGTTTGAAGATCAGAGTTGCATAATCGTTTCCGTGAGGATGTACGGCGCCGTGTGGTGTTTCGTGGGGGATTCTTTCGAGGGTGGTTTGATGTCATATTACGGAGGGGCTAAAAATAAACCGCAGGTGTTGTCGGATGCTTTTGACAAGGCGTATTTCATGTCCTTGATTAATGACGAAGGGGTGCAGAAAAAGAGTGCCAAGGCGTTGCTTGCCACTGATCAGATGATTCCCGGTTTGGGAAATGGTGTGTTGCAAGATATTCTGTATCTGGCTCGGGTACATCCGAAGACGAAGATTGCGGTTCTTTCACAGGCGAAAAGGGAAGAGCTTTTCGGGTGTGTGAAGAAGGTTTTGCGGGAGATATACCGACTGGGAGGACGTTGTTCCGAGAAGGATTTGTTTGATCAAAAAGGGGGGTACGTTCCTTACTTGTCTAAGGATACAGTGGGGAGCCATTGCGTGTACTGCGGGGATTATATATTAAAAGAGAATTATTTGGGGGGTAGTATTTACTATTGCAACACTTGTCAGCAAGAAGAAAGATAG
- a CDS encoding IMP dehydrogenase, which produces MAIYLDDVSRTFGEYLLIPGLTTKQCIPTNVSLKTPLVKYKKGEKSAIELNIPFVSAIMQSVSDSGLAIALARNGGLSFIFGSQPIESQAEMVRKVKKFKAGFVTSDSNITPEATLADVLALVKRTGHTTMGVTHDGTPNGKLLGIVTSRDYRGEKDPKDRKVKEFMTPFSKLTVGEIGMTLSEANQIIWDHKLNTLPIIDKDQNLAYFVFRKDYDSHKDNPNELLNTTDKKLLVGAGINSRDYKERVPALVEAGVDVLCIDSSDGFSEWQKETLQWIKQEYNGKVLVGAGNVVDQAGFRYLVEAGADFIKVGIGGGSICITREQKGIGRGQATAVIDVAKARDKYFEDTGIYVPICSDGGLVHDYHMVLALAMGADFLMMGRYFARFDESPTKKLMVNNSYVKEYWGEGSNRAHNWQRYDMGGSESLKFEEGVDSYVPYAGKLKDNLDVTIGKIRSTMCSCGATSIFELQKNAKITLVSSTSIVEGGAHDVILKDHNR; this is translated from the coding sequence ATGGCAATCTATTTGGACGATGTATCAAGAACTTTCGGAGAATATCTGCTTATTCCCGGTCTGACCACGAAACAGTGTATCCCAACCAACGTTTCATTGAAAACACCCTTGGTGAAGTATAAAAAAGGCGAGAAATCAGCCATTGAACTGAACATCCCGTTTGTTTCAGCGATTATGCAGTCCGTTTCCGATTCTGGATTGGCAATTGCACTTGCCCGGAACGGGGGATTGTCATTTATCTTCGGTTCGCAACCTATCGAATCACAGGCAGAAATGGTTCGCAAGGTAAAGAAATTCAAAGCCGGGTTCGTTACCAGTGACTCCAACATCACCCCGGAAGCCACTTTGGCAGACGTGCTTGCTTTGGTGAAACGCACGGGACATACCACGATGGGAGTTACCCATGACGGAACCCCGAACGGCAAATTATTGGGTATAGTAACCAGCCGGGATTACCGGGGAGAAAAAGACCCGAAAGACAGAAAGGTGAAAGAATTCATGACTCCCTTCTCCAAATTAACCGTCGGAGAAATCGGGATGACCCTGAGCGAGGCAAACCAAATCATCTGGGATCATAAACTAAACACCTTACCGATCATCGATAAAGATCAAAACCTTGCTTACTTCGTGTTCCGCAAGGACTACGATAGCCACAAAGATAACCCGAATGAATTATTAAACACCACGGACAAGAAATTACTGGTAGGTGCCGGGATTAATTCCCGTGATTACAAAGAACGTGTTCCCGCGTTAGTAGAAGCCGGGGTGGACGTTTTATGTATCGATTCATCCGACGGTTTCTCCGAATGGCAAAAAGAAACATTACAATGGATTAAACAAGAATACAACGGCAAAGTACTCGTTGGTGCCGGAAACGTGGTAGATCAGGCCGGATTCCGTTATCTGGTGGAAGCCGGGGCTGACTTTATCAAAGTGGGCATCGGTGGAGGTTCCATCTGTATCACCCGCGAGCAGAAAGGTATCGGCCGCGGACAGGCAACAGCCGTGATTGACGTGGCCAAAGCCCGTGACAAATACTTCGAGGATACCGGTATCTACGTTCCGATTTGTAGTGATGGCGGTCTCGTACATGACTACCACATGGTGTTGGCTCTTGCCATGGGTGCCGATTTCTTGATGATGGGACGTTATTTCGCCCGATTCGACGAATCCCCCACCAAAAAACTAATGGTGAATAACTCCTACGTGAAAGAGTACTGGGGAGAAGGTTCTAACCGCGCCCACAACTGGCAACGTTATGATATGGGCGGCAGTGAATCCCTCAAATTCGAGGAAGGTGTGGATAGTTACGTTCCATACGCCGGAAAATTAAAAGACAATTTGGACGTGACCATCGGTAAAATCCGCTCCACGATGTGTAGCTGCGGAGCAACATCCATCTTTGAATTACAAAAGAATGCTAAAATCACCCTGGTTTCTTCAACCAGTATCGTGGAAGGCGGTGCCCACGACGTGATATTAAAAGATCACAACAGATAA